A region from the Spirochaeta thermophila DSM 6192 genome encodes:
- a CDS encoding GtrA family protein, with amino-acid sequence MGERSRHLHLALQFVRFNLVGTINTLIDVGVFALLTSLGTPPVAAQPVSYFCGMVNGFFLHKYWTFRQRRGSWGVQALKFVFVNLAGILLTTSIIALFEELVAPTAWGSTLILAWPAYVVAGKACALVAGSLLTFTANRWWVFRAE; translated from the coding sequence ATGGGTGAGAGATCCCGGCACCTGCACCTCGCCCTCCAGTTCGTACGGTTCAACCTGGTGGGCACCATCAACACCCTCATCGACGTGGGTGTCTTCGCCCTCCTCACCTCGCTGGGCACCCCACCGGTCGCCGCCCAACCTGTCTCCTACTTCTGCGGCATGGTGAACGGCTTCTTCCTCCACAAGTACTGGACCTTCAGGCAACGGAGAGGGTCGTGGGGAGTTCAGGCCCTCAAGTTCGTGTTCGTGAACCTTGCGGGGATCCTCCTCACCACGAGCATCATCGCCCTCTTTGAGGAGCTCGTTGCCCCCACCGCCTGGGGGTCTACCCTGATCCTCGCCTGGCCTGCCTACGTGGTGGCAGGCAAGGCCTGCGCCCTCGTGGCAGGCAGCCTCCTCACCTTCACCGCCAACAGGTGGTGGGTCTTCAGAGCGGAATAG